From a single Apium graveolens cultivar Ventura chromosome 2, ASM990537v1, whole genome shotgun sequence genomic region:
- the LOC141707474 gene encoding selT-like protein, producing the protein MDRVQLLLVGLPLFLFCSDIVNLFTPPPPKPPQPHHHHHHKIQSSSPVIQETLQFPTQKVSGGIGGIGIGHTVNIEFCSSCSYKGNAVTMKNMLESSFPGIDVVLANYPPPLPKRLLSKMVPAVQFGMIGLVMGGEQIFPRLGFAAPPQWYYSLRANRFGTISSTWLLGNFLQSFLQNTGAFEVSINGEQVFSKLREHRFPGEIELKDFVSKKIGASRVVDGLGGAMWS; encoded by the exons ATGGATCGAGTGCAGCTTCTGCTAGTAGGTTTACCCCTCTTCCTCTTCTGCTCAGACATCGTCAATCTTTTTACTCCTCCCCCACCCAAACCCCCCCAAccccaccaccaccaccaccacaaAATCCAATCTTCATCGCCGGTCATTCAAGAAACTCTTCAGTTTCCTACCCAG AAAGTTAGTGGTGGTATTGGAGGAATTGGTATTGGCCATACAGTCAACATTGAATTTTGCTCTTCTTGTTCTTACAA AGGGAATGCAGTGACAATGAAGAATATGTTGGAATCTTCATTTCCTGGGATTGATGTTGTTCTTGCAAACTACCCCCCTCCACTCCCGAAACGCCTGTTGAGCAAAATGGTACCTGCAGTACAGTTTGGTATGATTGGTCTAGTCATGGGTGGGGAACAAATATTCCCAAGACTAGGATTTGCAGCACCCCCTCAGTGGTACTACTCCTTGCGTGCAAATAGATTTGGAACAATCTCTAGCACATGGCTCCTTGGAAATTTTCTTCAATCTTTTCTACAAAATACTGGTGCTTTTGAAGTCTCTATCAATGGCGAACAG GTTTTCTCCAAGCTGAGGGAGCATAGATTTCCAGGTGAGATTGAATTGAAGGATTTTGTAAGCAAGAAGATTGGTGCTTCAAGGGTTGTAGATGGCCTTGGTGGAGCTATGTGGTCATAG
- the LOC141705967 gene encoding lysine-specific demethylase JMJ13-like, protein MPKCSKNIRDSKYIVPRQPISKIDASSSNRSSGTSGSKCSSKKLSANKQLDDSGWNSELIGCPVYYPSQEEFEDPLVYLQKVAPEASKYGICKIASPLSSSTPAGTVLMKENRGFKFTTKVQPLRLAKWNMKDRVTFFTRKRNYTIHDFESLAHKAMASRYSISGSLPPDFVEKEFWHEMGCAKKRTVEYGINIEGSAFSNDSSDQLGRSKWNLKTLPRLPRSPLRLLKHEIPGVSEPMLYIGMLFSMFAWHVEDQYLYSINYHHCGAPKTWYGVPGHAAVDFEKVVQKYIYNQEILSINGEDGAFDLLVQKTTMFSPKILQKHNVPVYKAVQMPGEFVITFPKAYHAGFSQGFNCAEAVNFAIGDWFPFGAAASQRYAFLRRMPVVHFEELLCKEAMLLSKHSSDEDISSEDLVSIRCIKISFACLIRSHHCARWCLIKLQPSLSFSFKSEGTKICSICKRDCYVSRIKCSCHNDPICLFHDVEAFKCECQRNRVLKLSKEILDMEAVAKKFEQDEEILQEVKQKSKQHIDLLIPKMSPGGVQDEYIPYCEIRPVEEHIGDDKTSGVKQNSSAKPKKLFGKNTAAVKFPEKIHARPNRVEFVEEHARQVVIEGKKRPRQLQKSKGKDNVQFDVGRGSQKSPFYKADKKMSSNRLNVSDKRGL, encoded by the exons ATGCCAAAGTGTAGCAAAAATATAAGAGACTCAAAGTACATTGTACCACGTCAACCAATATCGAAAATCGATGCAAGTTCATCGAATCGATCCAGTGGCACTTCAGGTTCAAAATGTTCATCAAAAAAGCTTAGTGCCAATAAACAGTTAGATGATTCAGGATGGAATAGTGAATTAATTGGGTGTCCAGTGTATTACCCTTCGCAAGAAGAATTTGAGGACCCTTTGGTATATCTGCAAAAAGTTGCTCCAGAAGCTTCAAAATACG GAATCTGCAAGATCGCATCTCCTTTGAGTTCTTCAACTCCAGCTGGTACGGTGCTGATGAAAGAGAACCGAGGCTTTAAGTTTACAACTAAAGTCCAGCCACTTCGGTTAGCTAAATGGAATATGAAGGACAGGGTCACCTTCTTCACCAGGAAAAG AAACTATACCATTCATGATTTTGAGAGCCTTGCACACAAGGCAATGGCTAGCAGATATAGTATATCAGGAAGCCTTCCTCCAGATTTCGTGGAAAAGGAATTTTGGCATGAGATGGGATGTGCCAAGAAGAGAACAGTTGAGTATGGAATTAACATTGAGGGTAGTGCTTTCTCAAATGATTCCAGTGATCAACTAGGAAGAAGTAAATGGAACTTGAAG ACACTTCCGCGCCTGCCAAGATCCCCATTGCGTTTGCTGAAACATGAAATTCCG GGGGTGTCAGAACCCATGCTCTATATTGGAATGCTGTTTAGTATGTTCGCATGGCATGTGGAAGATCAATATTTATACAG CATCAATTATCACCATTGTGGAGCACCAAAAACTTGGTATGGAGTTCCTGGTCATGCAGCTGTCGACTTTGAAAAGGTTGTCCAGAAGTACATATATAACCAAGAAATTCTATCAATTAATGGGGAGGATGGAGCTTTTGACTTGCTTGTGCAAAAAACAACTATGTTTTCTCCAAAGATCTTGCAAAAGCATAATGTTCCGGTTTATAAAGCTGTGCAAATGCCAGGGGAGTTTGTTATCACCTTCCCCAAAGCATATCATGCAGGATTCAGTCAAG GCTTTAACTGTGCCGAGGCAGTAAACTTTGCTATTGGCGACTGGTTTCCATTTGGAGCTGCTGCTAGCCAACGTTATGCATTTCTAAGAAGAATGCCTGTTGTTCATTTTGAAGAACTTCTCTGCAAAGAAGCAATGCTTCTTTCAAAACATTCGAGTGATGAAGACATATCCTCTGAAGATTTAGTTTCTATTCGTTGTATCAAGATTTCTTTTGCATGTTTAATAAGGTCGCATCATTGCGCGAGGTGGTGCTTAATAAAATTGCAGCCATCCCTCAGCTTTTCTTTCAAATCAGAAGGAACCAAAATTTGCAGTATCTGCAAACGAGATTGTTATGTGTCACGAATAAAGTGCAGTTGTCATAACGATCCCATATGCCTTTTCCATG ATGTTGAGGCATTCAAATGTGAATGTCAGAGGAATCGTGTTCTTAAATTAAGTAAAGAGATATTGGATATGGAAGCTGTGGCAAAAAAGTTTGAGCAGGATGAAGAAATACTACAGGAGGTCAAGCAAAAGAGTAAACAGCACATTGACTTGTTGATACCGAAGATGAGCCCTGGTGGTGTCCAAGACGAGTACATTCCCTATTGTGAG ATCAGGCCAGTTGAAGAACATATAGGTGATGACAAGACATCTGGGGTCAAACAAAATTCTTCTGCAAAGCCAAAAAAGTTATTTGGCAAGAATACTGCTGCTGTAAAATTCCCAGAAAAG ATTCATGCAAGGCCAAACAGAGTTGAATTTGTAGAAGAACATGCTAGACAAGTTGTAATTGAGGGGAAAAAGAGGCCCAGACAGCTGCAGAAATCTAAAGGGAAAGACAATGTACAATTTGATGTGGGAAGAGGATCGCAGAAATCTCCGTTCTATAAAGCTGACAAGAAGATGTCATCCAATCGCCTTAATGTGTCAGATAAACGGGGATTGTAG